In Fervidobacterium sp., a single window of DNA contains:
- the surE gene encoding 5'/3'-nucleotidase SurE — protein sequence MNILLVNDDGITAPGILCAARYLSKEHYVVVSAPESEQSAVGHGITLRFPLWARKLDINEPFEMYAVSGTPADCVKIGLDVIYKDKNLVPDVVISGINRGENLGTDVVYSGTVSGALEGAIAGIPSIAISVADFKDPIYDTAAKFLLKFLKEFDIKKIPKFTALNINVPSLPFEKIKGWKLTRQSRRRYEDYFEKRIDPYGREYYWMLGDIIEDDNDPKADYKALENGYISVTPISIFMTNEELLKELEGIYSDNKDFR from the coding sequence ATGAACATACTGCTTGTCAACGACGATGGAATTACAGCACCTGGTATACTATGCGCAGCAAGATACTTAAGCAAAGAACACTATGTGGTAGTCTCTGCTCCTGAATCAGAACAGAGTGCGGTAGGACACGGAATAACCTTACGCTTTCCATTGTGGGCAAGAAAGCTTGACATAAACGAACCATTTGAAATGTACGCCGTCAGTGGTACACCCGCTGATTGTGTAAAAATAGGGCTTGACGTGATTTACAAAGACAAGAATTTGGTACCGGATGTGGTAATCAGTGGAATAAATCGTGGAGAAAACTTAGGTACAGATGTTGTATATTCTGGTACAGTCAGTGGAGCCCTTGAAGGAGCTATCGCAGGTATACCTTCTATCGCTATATCAGTTGCCGACTTCAAAGATCCAATATATGACACAGCTGCTAAATTCTTACTCAAATTTCTAAAAGAATTTGACATTAAAAAAATTCCAAAATTTACTGCACTGAACATAAATGTACCGTCATTACCATTTGAAAAAATAAAAGGATGGAAACTGACTCGACAGAGCAGGCGCAGGTACGAAGACTATTTTGAAAAACGTATAGATCCATATGGAAGAGAATATTACTGGATGTTAGGAGACATAATAGAAGATGATAATGATCCAAAAGCTGATTATAAAGCTTTGGAAAATGGATATATTTCCGTAACTCCAATAAGTATATTTATGACCAATGAGGAATTGCTCAAAGAATTGGAGGGAATATACAGTGATAATAAGGACTTTAGGTGA
- the def gene encoding peptide deformylase yields the protein MIIRTLGDPILRKKSEPVVDFSKVRAILEEFKSTMYTEDGVGLAAPQVGISMRFFGMDDGTGFKMIVNPEILEKSEEKEIGEEGCLSVPGVFANIQRHRWIRVRYQDEHGVYHEELLEGYTARIFQHEYDHLDGVLFIDHLDSKTRTALSQQLKKIMEDKKKEKEKRRE from the coding sequence GTGATAATAAGGACTTTAGGTGATCCGATACTTAGAAAAAAATCAGAGCCTGTTGTTGATTTCTCTAAAGTACGTGCAATTTTGGAGGAATTCAAATCGACCATGTATACGGAAGACGGTGTTGGACTTGCAGCACCACAAGTAGGAATATCTATGCGATTCTTTGGTATGGACGATGGGACCGGCTTTAAAATGATTGTAAACCCGGAAATACTGGAAAAATCCGAAGAAAAAGAAATCGGAGAAGAAGGTTGCCTTAGTGTACCTGGGGTATTCGCGAATATTCAAAGGCACAGGTGGATAAGAGTAAGATATCAGGACGAACACGGCGTCTATCATGAAGAACTGTTAGAAGGATACACAGCAAGAATATTCCAACACGAGTATGACCACCTCGATGGTGTTCTTTTCATAGATCACCTCGATTCGAAAACTCGTACTGCACTTTCACAACAATTGAAAAAGATAATGGAAGATAAAAAGAAAGAAAAAGAGAAAAGAAGAGAATAA
- a CDS encoding 1-deoxy-D-xylulose-5-phosphate reductoisomerase has product MEEKTVVVLGATGSIGTQAVDVIKKLNKFKIVGISFGKNRNTAEEILKEHGIKYYHSYLELSAGVKVESIEELLEKTLPDIVICAIPGFEGVKATLKALNYTKRIALATKEAMVCAGNFVKKLASINKVEIIPVDSEHSAIFQLYEPHIHHIILTASGGAVRDVPLERISNMTPKEILRHPTWNMGGRITVDSATMVNKFFEVVEAHELFDLPYENIEVYINPSSFIHGVVFLKDGTVKIHAGKPDMKVPIAYALTYPLREYESYVSKVEDFDMRLLPVEKERYPLFFFGLNIAKRHTLAERIAFNSADEVAVEYFLSGKIKFGTIEKIIVQSVEQITNLNLKVNDIEDIYQVDKLTRKIAQEVANKNLKN; this is encoded by the coding sequence TTGGAAGAGAAAACCGTTGTAGTACTTGGTGCCACAGGTTCCATAGGCACTCAGGCAGTCGATGTAATAAAAAAACTAAATAAATTCAAAATAGTTGGAATATCTTTTGGAAAAAATAGAAATACAGCCGAAGAAATTCTTAAGGAGCATGGTATTAAATATTACCATAGTTATTTGGAATTGTCAGCAGGCGTTAAAGTTGAAAGTATTGAAGAATTACTTGAGAAAACGTTGCCGGATATAGTTATATGTGCTATTCCAGGTTTTGAAGGTGTCAAAGCTACGTTAAAAGCTTTGAATTACACAAAAAGAATAGCACTTGCGACAAAGGAAGCAATGGTTTGCGCCGGTAATTTTGTAAAGAAGTTAGCCAGTATTAACAAAGTAGAGATTATTCCTGTAGATAGTGAACATTCGGCAATATTCCAGCTTTATGAACCACATATACACCACATCATATTGACAGCTTCAGGAGGAGCCGTAAGGGATGTTCCATTAGAAAGAATTTCAAATATGACTCCTAAGGAAATTCTTAGACATCCAACGTGGAATATGGGTGGCAGAATAACTGTAGATTCAGCAACGATGGTTAACAAATTCTTTGAAGTAGTTGAAGCTCACGAGCTGTTTGACTTACCATATGAGAATATAGAAGTTTACATAAATCCCTCAAGTTTTATACATGGTGTGGTATTCTTAAAAGATGGTACTGTTAAGATACATGCTGGCAAACCTGACATGAAAGTTCCAATAGCGTATGCTTTGACTTACCCGCTTCGAGAATACGAATCGTATGTATCTAAGGTTGAAGATTTTGACATGCGTTTGTTACCTGTTGAGAAAGAAAGGTATCCGCTTTTTTTCTTTGGGCTTAACATTGCTAAAAGACACACACTTGCCGAAAGAATTGCCTTCAACAGTGCTGACGAAGTGGCTGTAGAATATTTTCTAAGCGGCAAAATCAAGTTTGGTACTATCGAAAAAATAATTGTACAAAGTGTGGAACAAATTACCAATCTAAACTTGAAAGTTAATGATATAGAAGATATCTATCAAGTTGATAAATTAACAAGAAAAATTGCACAAGAAGTAGCAAATAAAAATTTGAAAAATTAA
- the ispG gene encoding flavodoxin-dependent (E)-4-hydroxy-3-methylbut-2-enyl-diphosphate synthase — MLRKSKIVKVGNVLIGGGNPIAIQSMTNTDTKDVQATLQQIDQLVKAGCEIVRVSLPDIESAKTIKELKRYVSVPIVGDVHFDYRIAIECIKCGADKIRINPGNIGSEEKVVEIVKVAKEYGIPIRVGANSGSLPKDLENLPRFKALGEAALREVRILEKYGFENIVVSVKSSDVIETIQANRYIAQLVDYPLHVGVTEAGTLYNSLIKSSLALGVLISEGLVDTIRISIAGDPVNEVIAAKKILTFLKLRAGPNVIACPTCARAVFDVEKIALEIEKKVINLSKDITISVLGCIVNGIGEGKDADIGIAGIRNGVVVFYKGEIVGTYTLEDGINKVKELIEKS, encoded by the coding sequence ATGTTGAGAAAATCAAAAATAGTAAAAGTTGGAAATGTGCTAATCGGTGGAGGTAATCCAATAGCCATACAATCGATGACAAATACTGATACAAAAGACGTTCAAGCAACATTGCAACAGATTGACCAACTTGTAAAAGCAGGATGTGAAATAGTTAGGGTTTCTTTACCAGACATAGAAAGTGCCAAAACTATCAAAGAGTTGAAAAGATACGTTTCGGTACCCATAGTTGGCGATGTACACTTCGATTATCGCATAGCAATAGAATGTATAAAGTGTGGCGCTGATAAAATTAGAATAAATCCGGGCAACATTGGCAGCGAAGAAAAAGTTGTCGAAATTGTTAAAGTAGCAAAAGAGTATGGTATACCAATAAGAGTTGGAGCAAACAGTGGATCTTTACCTAAGGACTTAGAGAACCTGCCACGTTTCAAAGCGCTTGGTGAAGCTGCTCTACGCGAAGTTAGAATACTCGAAAAATATGGTTTTGAAAATATAGTTGTATCAGTAAAAAGTTCGGATGTAATTGAAACTATACAAGCAAACAGATATATCGCACAATTAGTTGATTATCCTTTGCACGTTGGAGTAACTGAAGCTGGAACTTTATACAATTCACTTATAAAGTCTTCCCTAGCACTCGGTGTACTTATATCTGAAGGATTGGTTGACACAATTAGAATATCTATAGCAGGTGATCCTGTTAATGAAGTAATTGCAGCAAAAAAAATACTTACATTTCTGAAGTTAAGAGCAGGGCCTAATGTAATTGCTTGCCCAACTTGTGCAAGAGCAGTATTCGACGTCGAGAAAATTGCTCTTGAAATTGAAAAGAAAGTCATCAACCTAAGTAAGGATATAACCATATCAGTTTTAGGTTGTATTGTTAATGGTATCGGAGAAGGTAAAGATGCCGATATAGGTATAGCCGGCATTAGGAATGGGGTAGTAGTATTTTACAAAGGTGAGATAGTGGGAACTTATACCTTGGAAGACGGTATTAATAAAGTAAAAGAACTAATTGAAAAGTCATAA
- a CDS encoding thiamine diphosphokinase yields the protein MKATIVLNGMTNGTMYLTGELIIAADGGAEELRRRNVLPNVIIGDLDSISDATLEYFENKGVRIQVYPHEKDETDLELAINYAFKHGATEIEILNWQGERIDMILAMIGLISKYKNITAVSENCELGVLCAGSYNLKASVGETWSFIPLCEAEFSVDGFKYKFNGKMCIESPLGVSNEALRNEVSVEVKNGKVVYVRWKRKPL from the coding sequence ATGAAGGCCACCATTGTTCTTAACGGAATGACAAATGGAACAATGTACCTAACCGGAGAATTAATCATAGCAGCTGATGGCGGAGCGGAGGAGCTTAGAAGAAGAAATGTTCTGCCCAATGTTATCATCGGTGATCTAGATTCCATATCTGACGCAACCTTAGAGTACTTCGAAAACAAAGGTGTGAGAATACAAGTTTATCCACACGAAAAAGACGAAACTGATCTTGAACTTGCAATCAATTATGCTTTTAAACACGGTGCAACGGAAATAGAAATTCTAAATTGGCAAGGTGAAAGAATCGATATGATCCTTGCAATGATAGGTTTGATAAGTAAATACAAAAATATAACCGCAGTCTCAGAAAATTGTGAACTTGGAGTACTTTGCGCGGGCAGTTACAACCTCAAAGCATCAGTCGGTGAAACTTGGTCGTTCATACCACTTTGCGAAGCAGAATTTTCTGTTGATGGATTCAAATATAAATTTAACGGTAAAATGTGTATTGAGTCACCACTCGGAGTAAGTAATGAAGCACTCAGAAACGAAGTTAGTGTAGAAGTTAAAAACGGTAAGGTGGTGTACGTACGTTGGAAGAGAAAACCGTTGTAG
- a CDS encoding site-2 protease family protein, with translation MTILINIISFLLVFMFIVVVHELGHFMFARIFGVKVHEFAIGFGPEIFRKKGRKTDFRINAFPLGGYVRLKGEDPAEEEDPDSLYGVSAWKRFLIVFAGPLFSILAGYMLFVLIISFWGYTPIVIDKVIPGSPAQQAGLESGDTVLKINGKYVFDNVDMTGIIRKGRTITLEIFRNDKLLQISVTPRLSKEQYYVYMKDVKGDIGGKILSVNNLDFQMYMKNYKKEFVNIKSDFGELRGFVDNVSSLPERYTIGIYYGQFSNVFAKDIPPFKKGDKILEVDGLRINGSTDLIDLLTSLNLKPDELYFTTNGDFVESVLRPVSEKVNVIVQTNAGETTQITLEKSKLIDVLSVPGVLEPAAQKFKPKGLRGISIAFARSNRLALYIWRTLPGIFLGRNLQDVTGPVGMVQIIGQAAQVGLETILTIVAIITINLGIFNLFPLPALDGGRIVFAVIEMLSRRKINRNVENIIHTIGFFLLLGLVFLITFLDVSRFFAK, from the coding sequence ATGACGATATTAATCAACATCATCTCATTTTTACTCGTATTTATGTTTATAGTTGTTGTCCATGAATTGGGGCATTTCATGTTTGCCAGAATTTTTGGTGTCAAAGTTCATGAATTTGCTATAGGTTTCGGTCCAGAAATATTCAGAAAGAAAGGAAGAAAAACTGACTTCAGAATTAATGCTTTTCCACTTGGAGGTTACGTAAGATTGAAAGGAGAAGACCCAGCTGAAGAAGAAGATCCAGATTCACTGTATGGTGTAAGTGCGTGGAAGAGGTTTCTTATTGTTTTTGCTGGTCCACTATTCTCAATTCTGGCAGGTTATATGCTTTTTGTATTAATAATATCTTTCTGGGGCTACACACCTATAGTCATTGACAAAGTAATTCCTGGCTCACCAGCTCAACAAGCTGGATTGGAAAGTGGGGACACAGTACTTAAAATAAATGGTAAATACGTCTTTGATAATGTAGATATGACAGGCATTATTCGTAAAGGAAGAACTATAACACTTGAAATTTTTAGAAATGACAAACTTTTACAGATATCAGTTACGCCAAGATTGTCAAAAGAACAATATTACGTGTACATGAAAGATGTCAAGGGAGACATTGGTGGAAAAATATTGAGTGTAAATAATCTAGATTTTCAAATGTATATGAAAAATTACAAAAAGGAATTTGTCAACATAAAATCTGATTTTGGTGAATTACGAGGATTTGTAGATAATGTATCCTCATTACCAGAAAGATATACCATAGGGATATATTATGGACAATTTTCAAACGTATTTGCAAAAGATATTCCGCCGTTTAAGAAGGGTGACAAAATACTGGAAGTTGACGGATTGAGGATAAATGGAAGCACAGATTTAATTGATTTATTGACATCCCTCAATTTGAAGCCAGACGAACTTTACTTTACCACAAATGGTGACTTTGTAGAAAGTGTTCTTAGACCAGTTTCTGAAAAAGTAAATGTAATAGTTCAGACGAATGCAGGCGAAACTACACAAATTACCTTAGAAAAATCGAAGTTAATTGATGTACTATCTGTTCCCGGTGTACTTGAACCAGCTGCTCAGAAATTTAAACCAAAAGGATTGAGAGGTATATCAATAGCGTTCGCACGTAGTAACAGACTTGCATTGTACATATGGCGAACACTACCTGGTATCTTCTTAGGTCGGAATTTGCAAGATGTAACAGGCCCTGTTGGGATGGTACAAATTATAGGTCAAGCTGCGCAAGTAGGATTGGAAACTATATTAACAATTGTTGCAATCATCACCATAAACCTCGGAATATTTAATCTTTTTCCATTACCAGCTCTTGACGGTGGAAGAATTGTTTTTGCAGTAATCGAAATGCTTTCAAGAAGAAAAATAAACAGAAATGTAGAAAACATAATCCATACAATAGGGTTTTTCCTATTGCTTGGGCTTGTTTTTCTCATCACATTCCTAGATGTGAGCAGATTCTTTGCAAAATAA